A single window of Nitrospira sp. DNA harbors:
- a CDS encoding ammonium transporter, translated as MFTRFAVVLGAGLGMLCASLVGMPEASAQATALKVDSGDTAWVLMSSALVLVMLVPGLALFYGGLVRSKNVLGTIMQSFIILSVVSLLWILIGYSLAFGPDKGGVIGGLDWAGLNSVGVEPHPTYGPTIPHQAFMFFQMMFAAITPALIAGAFAERKRFSAMVLFSALWSLFVYAPLAHWIWGGGWLAKLGALDFAGGAVVHISSGAAALVCALVLGKRRGYGTDYMAPHNLPMTLLGTGLLWFGWFGFNGGSALGANGVAITAIVATHTAASMGALVWCIAEWVHRGKPTVLGVASGAVAGLATVTPASGYIGPFPAMLIGAAAGLACYFAIVWKGRFGYDDSLDVVGIHGVGGVLGILATGLFASKAINAGGADGLLYGNAAFFGVQVLTVIVVAVFSAVVTFLLLKLVGGMTKLRIEPEEEATGLDLSQHNERAYS; from the coding sequence ATGTTCACACGTTTTGCGGTCGTACTGGGGGCCGGGCTGGGGATGCTCTGTGCATCGCTGGTCGGGATGCCAGAGGCGAGCGCGCAGGCCACGGCATTGAAGGTCGATTCGGGAGACACGGCCTGGGTGCTGATGTCGTCGGCATTGGTGCTGGTCATGCTGGTCCCTGGGTTGGCGCTGTTTTACGGGGGGCTGGTACGGAGCAAGAATGTGCTGGGCACGATCATGCAGAGTTTTATCATCCTGAGCGTGGTGAGCCTGTTATGGATTCTTATCGGGTACAGTCTGGCCTTTGGACCGGACAAAGGGGGCGTGATCGGCGGGCTGGATTGGGCCGGCTTGAACAGCGTCGGGGTGGAGCCTCATCCAACATATGGGCCGACAATCCCGCATCAAGCCTTCATGTTTTTTCAGATGATGTTTGCCGCCATTACGCCGGCGCTCATCGCGGGGGCGTTTGCCGAGCGGAAGCGGTTCAGCGCGATGGTCCTCTTTTCGGCGCTGTGGTCGCTATTCGTCTATGCGCCGCTCGCGCATTGGATCTGGGGGGGGGGCTGGTTGGCGAAGCTGGGAGCCTTGGACTTTGCCGGCGGCGCGGTCGTGCACATTAGCTCAGGCGCGGCGGCGCTGGTCTGCGCGCTGGTCTTGGGCAAGCGCCGCGGCTATGGCACCGACTATATGGCCCCGCACAATCTTCCCATGACCTTGCTAGGAACGGGATTGCTCTGGTTCGGGTGGTTCGGCTTTAACGGCGGCAGCGCGCTGGGCGCCAACGGGGTGGCGATCACAGCCATCGTGGCGACTCATACCGCGGCCTCGATGGGGGCGCTCGTCTGGTGTATCGCGGAGTGGGTGCATCGAGGCAAGCCGACGGTGCTCGGGGTGGCGAGCGGTGCCGTCGCCGGACTGGCGACCGTCACACCCGCATCCGGGTATATCGGGCCGTTTCCGGCCATGTTGATCGGTGCGGCGGCCGGACTGGCCTGCTACTTCGCAATTGTCTGGAAGGGACGATTCGGCTATGATGACTCGCTTGACGTCGTGGGGATCCACGGGGTCGGCGGGGTGCTGGGCATTCTCGCGACAGGTCTGTTCGCCAGTAAGGCGATCAATGCCGGGGGAGCCGACGGGCTGTTGTACGGCAACGCTGCCTTTTTCGGAGTGCAGGTGCTGACGGTGATCGTGGTTGCGGTCTTTTCCGCGGTCGTGACGTTTCTCTTGCTCAAGCTGGTCGGTGGCATGACGAAACTGCGCATCGAGCCGGAAGAAGAGGCGACAGGATTGGATCTGAGCCAACACAACGAGCGCGCCTACTCATAG
- a CDS encoding P-II family nitrogen regulator, translating into MKLIEAIIKPFKLDEVKDALLEIGIQGMTVTEVKGFGRQKGHKETYRGQEYTIEFVPKVKVEVAVPDSQVQRVLDTIARTAKTGSIGDGKIFVRDLGMAVRIRTGETGDTAL; encoded by the coding sequence ATGAAATTGATCGAAGCCATCATCAAGCCTTTCAAGTTGGACGAGGTCAAGGATGCCCTGCTAGAGATCGGCATACAGGGGATGACCGTGACGGAAGTCAAAGGGTTCGGCCGTCAGAAGGGCCACAAAGAGACCTACCGCGGACAGGAATATACGATTGAGTTCGTGCCGAAAGTAAAAGTCGAAGTGGCCGTGCCGGACAGCCAGGTGCAGCGAGTACTCGATACGATTGCTAGAACGGCCAAGACCGGCAGCATCGGAGACGGGAAGATTTTCGTGCGCGATCTCGGTATGGCTGTCCGGATTCGAACGGGGGAAACGGGGGACACCGCGTTGTGA
- the glnD gene encoding [protein-PII] uridylyltransferase: MSLSSDQRVFAQTDLDGAAVGAMLAEQRQAIARRLMDGASGAELVVAQTDLADGLIVGRYRNAARQGGEAMMTAAFQQCCLVAIGGYGRRELSPYSDIDLMVLFRPEAQKIVPDFVRQVLHPLWDIGFQVGHSVRTIADCISLGLSDATVRTSMMEARFLTGHSQLFQEFHALYSRKVSTVGVDKYLEQKLAERRREYEKFGETVYLLEPNVKKSQGGLRDLHLLQWAGIARYQAPTIRELSDRGFLSRQDYAVVSEAREFLLRVRGLLHIHAGMAQEILSFDEQVWLASRFGFEDRPHLLAVEQFMQQYYRHTMGLHEATVRFVRRCKPRSIWARLTGWLPSAKLEQYFVLSGETLTVPVELRPRVIESPALLMRLFDLARSKRVVIEPALVEDIHRHMEGLTDEGFRTPEVSRIFLSILAGPGTAATLEAMHRAHLLEKLIPVCSSVRGLMQFNQYHKYTVDEHSLLAVAKVESFAQDQGMLGEVYREIKRKDLLHLAVFLHDLGKGQEEDHSEVGRRIAEEMAARLGLDDLERRTVSFLVHRHLMMAHTAFRRDPNDEKVVLPFAREVGTPEVLRKLLALTAADIAAVGPGVLTKWKESLLIELYVRTMQEVSGEREAADAPERLKSIVAEVMQQPVFRGQADISPSWVEAQLRQFPLRYAYGTSPRRIAAHLSTIRQLSPGEVLVDSEFNEALGTCEYAVVTFNDVIPGVFSKLAGVMAANGLQILDAQILTRQDGVVVDTFQVTDPDYNEAPPAERRESIAAMIESVLRGREGIEAVVQRGTRMSASRSIGPARQATEVRIDNETSERYTIVDVFADDRQGLLYVITNAIFRQGLSVHAARISTRLDQVADVFYVTDAQGKKVEQAEQIERVRHGVWKEIEEFVGVKAA, translated from the coding sequence GTGAGTCTTTCGTCCGATCAGCGGGTCTTTGCGCAAACCGACCTCGATGGCGCAGCTGTCGGCGCCATGCTGGCCGAGCAGCGGCAGGCCATTGCGCGACGCTTGATGGACGGAGCGTCCGGGGCGGAGTTGGTGGTGGCCCAGACCGATCTGGCGGACGGATTAATCGTCGGCCGGTATCGTAATGCTGCACGCCAGGGTGGCGAGGCGATGATGACCGCCGCCTTTCAGCAGTGCTGTTTGGTTGCGATCGGGGGCTATGGCCGGCGTGAGCTCTCACCCTATTCGGATATCGATTTGATGGTGCTGTTCCGTCCTGAGGCGCAGAAGATCGTCCCGGATTTCGTGCGGCAGGTGCTCCATCCTCTTTGGGATATCGGCTTTCAAGTCGGTCACAGTGTGCGTACCATCGCGGACTGCATCAGCCTGGGGCTGAGTGATGCGACTGTGCGCACCTCGATGATGGAAGCCCGATTCCTCACCGGACACTCTCAGCTGTTTCAGGAATTCCATGCGCTCTATTCGCGCAAAGTGTCCACGGTTGGAGTTGACAAATATCTGGAACAAAAGCTGGCCGAGCGACGCCGGGAGTACGAAAAATTCGGCGAAACGGTCTATCTGCTCGAGCCGAATGTAAAGAAAAGCCAGGGCGGCTTGCGCGATCTGCATCTGTTGCAATGGGCCGGGATCGCCCGGTACCAGGCGCCGACGATTCGTGAACTGTCTGATCGGGGGTTCCTTTCGCGGCAGGATTATGCCGTCGTAAGTGAAGCCCGGGAGTTTTTACTGCGCGTGCGCGGGTTGTTGCACATTCATGCGGGCATGGCGCAGGAAATCCTCTCCTTCGATGAGCAGGTGTGGCTGGCGTCGCGGTTCGGATTCGAGGACCGTCCGCATCTCCTGGCCGTCGAGCAGTTCATGCAGCAGTACTATCGCCATACCATGGGGCTGCACGAAGCGACGGTCCGGTTTGTTCGGCGGTGCAAGCCGCGCTCGATCTGGGCGCGCCTCACCGGATGGCTGCCGTCGGCCAAGTTGGAGCAGTACTTTGTTCTCAGCGGCGAGACCTTGACCGTGCCGGTCGAATTGCGGCCGCGGGTGATTGAAAGCCCGGCCTTGCTGATGCGCTTGTTTGATCTCGCCCGTTCGAAGCGGGTCGTGATCGAGCCGGCGTTGGTCGAGGATATCCATCGCCATATGGAAGGGCTCACGGACGAAGGGTTCCGGACGCCGGAAGTCAGCCGGATCTTCCTGAGTATTCTCGCGGGACCTGGCACGGCTGCCACGCTGGAAGCGATGCATCGCGCGCATTTGCTGGAAAAGTTGATTCCCGTCTGCTCATCCGTGCGGGGGCTGATGCAGTTCAACCAGTACCACAAATACACCGTTGACGAGCATAGTCTGTTGGCGGTCGCGAAAGTGGAATCGTTCGCGCAGGATCAGGGCATGTTGGGTGAAGTGTATCGGGAGATCAAGCGCAAGGATCTGCTCCATCTCGCAGTGTTTCTCCATGACCTCGGGAAAGGCCAGGAAGAGGATCATAGCGAAGTCGGCCGGCGGATTGCCGAAGAGATGGCTGCGCGATTGGGCCTGGACGATCTGGAGCGCCGGACCGTGTCCTTTCTCGTGCACCGGCATCTCATGATGGCCCATACCGCCTTTCGACGCGATCCCAACGACGAGAAAGTTGTGTTGCCGTTCGCCCGCGAAGTGGGAACGCCCGAGGTGCTGCGCAAGCTTCTGGCGCTCACGGCGGCCGACATTGCGGCGGTAGGACCGGGTGTGTTGACGAAATGGAAGGAATCGCTGCTGATCGAGCTGTATGTGCGCACGATGCAGGAAGTATCGGGAGAGCGGGAGGCCGCCGATGCGCCGGAGCGCCTCAAGAGTATTGTGGCCGAGGTCATGCAGCAGCCGGTGTTCCGCGGACAGGCGGATATTTCCCCGTCCTGGGTGGAAGCGCAGTTGCGTCAGTTTCCATTGCGGTATGCCTACGGAACCTCGCCGAGACGCATTGCCGCGCATTTGTCGACCATCAGACAGTTGAGTCCCGGAGAGGTCCTGGTCGATTCGGAGTTCAACGAAGCGCTGGGAACCTGCGAATACGCGGTTGTGACTTTCAACGACGTGATCCCGGGCGTGTTCTCCAAGCTGGCCGGGGTGATGGCGGCGAATGGATTGCAGATTCTGGACGCGCAGATTCTGACCCGGCAGGACGGCGTGGTGGTCGACACCTTTCAGGTCACCGACCCGGATTACAACGAAGCGCCTCCGGCTGAGCGGCGTGAGTCCATCGCGGCCATGATCGAGTCCGTCTTGCGGGGGAGGGAAGGGATCGAAGCGGTCGTGCAGCGGGGGACGCGCATGTCGGCGTCGCGGTCGATCGGGCCGGCGCGTCAGGCCACGGAAGTGCGGATCGACAATGAAACGTCGGAGCGATACACCATCGTCGATGTGTTTGCGGACGACCGGCAGGGCTTGCTTTACGTCATCACCAACGCCATCTTCCGCCAGGGATTATCCGTGCACGCGGCGCGTATTTCGACTCGCCTCGATCAGGTCGCGGACGTGTTTTACGTGACCGATGCGCAGGGGAAAAAGGTGGAGCAGGCGGAGCAGATCGAGCGGGTGCGTCATGGGGTCTGGAAGGAAATCGAAGAGTTTGTGGGTGTGAAGGCAGCATAA
- the glnA gene encoding type I glutamate--ammonia ligase: MNVREVLEFAKKNKVQVVDLKFVDLIGTWQHFTIPLGELTEDLFKDGSGLDGSSIRGWRAINNSDMLVVPDPSTATMDPFCAVPTLSLIGNVVDPITRETYNRDPRFIAQKAEKYLQSTKIGDTSYWGPEAEFFIFDQARYDQTNHSGYYFIDSEEGVWNMGQEGVNLGGKIRSKEGYFPVAPTDTQQDIRTEMVLEMEKAGISIEKHHHEVATAGQAEIDIRFDSLVRTADKMMMYKYIVKNVARRHGKTATFMPKPIFGDNGSGMHTHQSIWKDGKPLFAGKEYAGVSQMCLHYIGGILKHAPALAAITNPTTNSYKRLTPGFEAPVLLAYSSRNRSAGIRIPMYSPSPKAKRIEVRFPDPGANPYLAFAAMLMAGLDGIENKINPGEPAEKDLYDLEAKEAAKIKTMPGSLDEALNNLEKDHQFLLKGGVFTEDLIEAWISYKRTKEVDTMRLRPHPYEFFLYYDI; encoded by the coding sequence ATGAACGTCCGTGAAGTGTTAGAGTTTGCGAAGAAGAACAAGGTCCAGGTGGTGGACTTGAAGTTCGTCGATTTGATCGGAACCTGGCAGCATTTTACGATTCCGCTCGGCGAGTTGACGGAAGACCTCTTCAAGGACGGGTCCGGTCTGGACGGCTCATCGATCCGTGGATGGAGGGCCATCAACAACAGCGACATGCTGGTGGTGCCCGATCCCTCGACTGCGACCATGGATCCGTTTTGCGCCGTGCCGACGCTGAGCTTGATCGGCAACGTCGTCGATCCGATCACCCGCGAGACCTACAATCGCGATCCCCGCTTCATCGCCCAGAAGGCGGAGAAGTATCTCCAGAGCACCAAGATCGGCGACACCTCCTACTGGGGTCCGGAAGCCGAATTCTTTATCTTCGATCAGGCCCGCTACGATCAGACGAATCACAGCGGCTACTACTTCATCGATTCCGAAGAGGGTGTCTGGAACATGGGCCAGGAGGGTGTCAACCTGGGCGGAAAGATCCGTTCCAAGGAAGGCTACTTTCCGGTGGCGCCGACCGACACGCAGCAGGATATCAGGACCGAAATGGTGCTGGAGATGGAGAAGGCCGGCATTTCCATCGAGAAGCATCACCATGAAGTGGCCACGGCCGGTCAGGCGGAAATCGACATCCGGTTCGACTCGCTGGTCCGGACGGCCGACAAAATGATGATGTACAAGTACATCGTCAAGAACGTCGCGCGCCGTCACGGCAAGACGGCGACCTTCATGCCGAAGCCGATTTTCGGCGATAACGGATCGGGCATGCATACGCACCAGAGCATCTGGAAGGACGGCAAGCCCCTCTTCGCGGGCAAGGAGTATGCGGGCGTGTCCCAGATGTGTCTCCACTACATCGGCGGCATTCTCAAGCATGCGCCGGCTCTGGCGGCGATTACCAACCCGACGACCAACTCCTATAAGCGGTTGACGCCGGGATTCGAAGCGCCGGTGCTGCTGGCCTATTCCAGCCGGAACCGGTCGGCGGGTATCCGCATTCCGATGTATTCGCCGAGCCCCAAAGCGAAGCGGATCGAAGTGCGCTTCCCGGATCCCGGTGCCAATCCGTATCTCGCGTTCGCAGCCATGTTGATGGCGGGATTGGACGGCATCGAGAACAAGATCAATCCGGGCGAACCGGCAGAGAAGGATCTCTACGATCTCGAAGCGAAGGAAGCCGCCAAGATCAAGACCATGCCGGGCAGCCTCGACGAGGCGCTGAACAACCTCGAAAAGGATCACCAGTTCCTGCTGAAGGGCGGAGTCTTTACCGAAGATCTGATTGAAGCCTGGATTAGCTACAAGCGTACCAAGGAAGTCGATACCA